The genomic stretch GACGTCAACCGGCCGGATCCGTTCCACGGAGAGGGGGACGCACGCATGCGTCGCTACGTGGTCACCGCGGCCCGTTGGGCCGTGCTCTTGGTTGTCGCCGTCGTCCTGGCGGCGGGCGGAACGGGTGGGCCTGCCGGAGCCGCCGACACGATATTGCGGTACGCGCAGATCTCCACCGGGACGAACAAGATCCCCGCCTTCACGACGACCGGCGAGGACACCCAGATCATGGCCCAGATCTACGATGCGTTGCTCCAGGCCGACGCCAAGACCTGGAAGATCGAGCCGGACCTTGCGACCGCCTACACGGTCAGCCCCGACGGCAAGACGTGGACGTTCACGCTCCGGAAGGGCGTCAAATGGCAGCAGGGGTACGGGGAGTTCACCTGCGCGGACGTGCAGTTCACCTGGAACTTCCACAAGGATCCCGCGAACCATTCGTTCTGGCAGTCCCAGGCGGCCATCGTCGACAGTGTGGCGTGTCCGGATCCCTACACGGCGGTGTTTCACCTCAACGCTCCGTTCCAGGGGTTCGTCTGGAGCGTCGTGAACGTCGAGCCGTCGACCGGTTGGGTCATGTCGAAGGCGGCATGGGACAAACTCGGGCGCGCGGGTTACGAAAAGACGCCGATCGGGACCGGTCCGTTCATGGTCAAGTCGATCACCCCCGGCCAGGACGTGCTGCTGGTTCGCAACCCCGACTACTGGGGGCGCAAGCCCGCGCTTGACGGGATTGACTTCAGCGTCATTGCCGACGCCCAGACCGCCGCGCTTGCGGTGAAGTCGGGCGCGGTGGACATCACGAACGCCGCGGGCGATCCGGTCGTGGCGACCGAGTATCAGCACACGCCCGGCGTCGTGGTGATCG from bacterium encodes the following:
- a CDS encoding ABC transporter substrate-binding protein, which gives rise to MRRYVVTAARWAVLLVVAVVLAAGGTGGPAGAADTILRYAQISTGTNKIPAFTTTGEDTQIMAQIYDALLQADAKTWKIEPDLATAYTVSPDGKTWTFTLRKGVKWQQGYGEFTCADVQFTWNFHKDPANHSFWQSQAAIVDSVACPDPYTAVFHLNAPFQGFVWSVVNVEPSTGWVMSKAAWDKLGRAGYEKTPIGTGPFMVKSITPGQDVLLVRNPDYWGRKPALDGIDFSVIADAQTAALAVKSGAVDITNAAGDPVVATEYQHTPGVVVIAKTALRTDWLEINMTVKPFDNVKVRQAMRYAIDYKGLASAVLRGYGVPGYAGIVMAGMTGYDASVNPQNTTDLAKAKQLLQESGAQLPIKGFFTTYNDTLDINAAQFLAANFAQVGIQMEPRPLERGTLVQERIKPTTPASVIGDAVSPDPDGLLSLTFLSSENPPAGLNIARYAGIDDLFLAQRTLASPVTRNKALHDIQVRLATDVPAIEYYVIKEIFFTTPRVHNYEPFVLFGGDPLAQVTLSAK